The window TATATGACTGATGTAAAGAAGGCGCTTGGATTTTAGGGGGTTATGATTGGTTTAGCAGACTTTTTGAGTGGTCTACGAAATTATATGAGCGGTCGGCACAGCTTTTTGAGCAGTCTACGGAATTATATGAGCGGTCAGCATTGCCTTTGGAGCGGTCTTCGGGATGATATGAGCGGTCAGCATTGCCTTTGGAGCGGTCGGCACAGTTATTTAGTCGCTCAATGACAAGGGATAAAAAAATAAGCCGCCTAGAAAGTAATCTAGGGCGGCTTGTATCATTTACTTTATGTTATTTCTTGATTAATTCCAATTCAACTGGAATTGAAGTTTCCACTGTTTCACCTTTTAGCGATTGAACTGCTGCTTCTACCGCTTTTTCACCGATAAGCTCAGGTTTTTGTGCGACAGTTCCAGCCAACTTGCCTGCTTCAACTGATTTTACTGCGTCGTCTGTTGCATCGAATCCAACAACTTTAACATCTTTCCCTGCCGCCTCAATCGCTTCAAGTGCACCTAGTGCCATTTCGTCGTTGTGCGTGAATACACCTTTGATATCAGGATTTGCTTGAAGGATGTTTTCCATTACTGTCAACCCTTCAGCACGATTGAAATTCGCTGTTTGTTTAGCAACGATATCTAATTTACCGTTTGCAATTTCATTGAAACCTGTTCCACGGTCACGTGCAGCTGAAGAACCAGCAATTCCTTCTAATTCTACAACTTTTGCACCTTCACCAACTAAATCGACTAGGTATTGG of the Sporosarcina sp. FSL K6-1508 genome contains:
- the rbsB gene encoding ribose ABC transporter substrate-binding protein RbsB, coding for MKKVKLALIMAIILVLAACSTEAPGTKKDGESKGGEGDYKIGFSISTLNNPFFVTLSEGAKAQAKEMGANLTVIDAQDDAAKQASDVEDLIQQGVDLILINPTDSSAVVAAVESANSAGIPVITVDRSAEGGEVVSHIASDNKAGGELAGQYLVDLVGEGAKVVELEGIAGSSAARDRGTGFNEIANGKLDIVAKQTANFNRAEGLTVMENILQANPDIKGVFTHNDEMALGALEAIEAAGKDVKVVGFDATDDAVKSVEAGKLAGTVAQKPELIGEKAVEAAVQSLKGETVETSIPVELELIKK